Genomic window (Streptosporangium brasiliense):
GCGGAAAAATGGACCTGAGTAACGCCGAGTGGCTCAAGTCGAGTTTCTCCGGAGATAACGGCGGTGACTGCGTTGAGGTCGCGGAGCTCAAAGACGTCACCAACAGCCCCGGTCACAAAGCCGGGCACACCGATCTGATCGCCGTACGCGATTCGAAGGACCCCGACGGTCCCAAACTGTTCTTCACCCCCGCCGAGTGGGACGCCTTCGTCAAGGGTGTGAAGGCCGACGAGTTCGACCGCGGCTGAAGCGACGCGGCCGGCCGCCATGGTGACGATCCATGGCGGCCGGCTGCTTTCCCGGGCCCGGATTCAAAAGGCGGCTTGAAGTCACGGCGATGACGTTGAAGGCCATTGGGACGACAGGGGAGCACGGTCGCCGCGAGGATTGAACTCCCTTCCCGTCCCCCGGAGGCCAGGTGTCTGCTCCGCACACGCCGTCAGAGCCGAACACGGTCGGTCGCATGCCCCGTGAGGTCAGGGCCGCCCGGCTGATCATGTGGATACAGGCGGCTCTCGCGACGCTGGAACTGCTCTCCTTTCTCGCCGCCCTTGTCCTCAGCGGCATGCCCGGGCTCTGGGTCCTGCCGTGGCCCTTCTACGTCGTCGTCGCGTCCGTGCTGCTGATGAGCCCGTTGGCGGCCGGCTTCGGCTCCCGGAGACAGTGGGTGCGCATCGCGGGCATCGCGACGGAGGCGATCCTGATCCTGGGGTCCGGCTACAGCCTGCTCGCGCCGGTCCTCGGCCCGAGCATTCCCACGCTGCTCAACCTTGTCCTGGCCGTCATTGTGCTCGTCAAGCTGTCCGGATCCGCCGCGACCCGCTGGTTCGGGCGATGAGGGCGACCTGATGGCACCGGCTGCCGTGAGCAGGCCGGCCACCCCGGTCCAGCGGTTGGTCGAGCCCGCGGAACTCGGCCAGGAACCCTTGGTCCTGTGTCGCGCCTGGCCCTGTGCCGCGCCGCGTGTCAGGCGACGTAGCGGCAGACCAGGGCCTCCGTGGGATGGCGGAAGGCGCTGACCACCACCCGCGTCGGCTCGTGGTAGGCGCACGCGGAGAGCGGGTTCGCCGGTATGACCGCTCCTGTGGTCAGCATGCAGACGTACCCCGTGGTCTTGTAGAGAGCCACGACCGTACGCGGATCGATGTGCGTCATGCAGTAGCCGGCCCCGGATACCGGCCCGTAGACGATGTCGACGGTGCTGTTCGGCGCTGCCGTGACGTTCACTGGGGTGGCCTGTGCAGGAGCCGCTGTGAGCGCGCCGGCCAGCAGCGCGCCGGCGGCCAGGACGAGAGCGCGACGGAGCATGGGGAACCTCCTCGATAGCAGGGGGTGCGTACGGTCTGTCTGATGCGGACGGTGACCTCGAAGGCAGCACGGATGAGCGACCTTGAGGCGGAGCCGGGCCGGCTGGGTGCGTGCCTACACCGCATCGGCCAAGGAAAACAGGAGGGCTGGAGCTGCTTCTCGCAGTATTAAATAGGAAACCTTCCTGTGCAATAGCGTGTTGTCGCTGACCTCTCACCAGTTCTGAGTCGCTGACCTATCGCCAGTTCTGAACGGTGTCGTCCCTTCTGTGCGCAGGGGTGGGGTGCCTCTTGGGGCACTTGCCTGGGCTTCGGGCGGGTGGGGCCCTGCCGCTGCGGCCCGGGGATGGGGCGGGGTCCGGCGATGTTCTCGGTGGATGGTCCGGGATTCCGGGGCGGTGGCTGATCGACGCACATATACCGCCTTCTTTTTTGTTTACCAAACAAAACTCGCGATTCATGGCGAATCTCTGGCGGTAATGCCGGATTGGCGCGAGTTCAACGTTAGATCTTGCTGCTATATGATCCGTGTGAGATTCTGACGCGTTGTGGCGGCGAATACGACGGCGGAATTAGAGGCGGCGTTATCGCGGGTCGCGCGGCTCGGGGAAGGCCATGCTGGATTACTGGATCCGTGTGCGCGGTGCATGGTGGCGCACGCGTGGGTCGGCGGGGGAGCCCCGATGTTCAGCCAGGCGCTCGCGCACCGGCGCGGGGCCCTGCAACTGGCTTTCCAGTCGGCGGCCGAGCTGATGGCGCAGCGGATCAGGCAGCTCGGCGGTCAGGCACACGTGCCGTCGTTCTCGACGTCGGTCAGCGTGATGGCCACGACGCCGGCCCCCTTCTCCGGGATTGACGTCGCCGCCATGGACCGCCTGGTCGCTGATCTGCAACGGGCCGGGCAGGAGTTGCCCGAGGCCGGCCGGCGGCTGAGCGCTGAACTGTCGGCGCTCTGCCTTCCCGCCCCCTCCGGACGGCAGGTCGCCGACGCCGGGGTCTGGGCGGAGGAGCAGGCGCGGGACCTGCGGCGGCGGCTGGTCACGATCCGGCGGCAGCACGATTTCGGCGCGGCCTCCCAGGCGACGGCCGGTTTCGGGCTGTTCGGTGGACACGCCCCTGATCCGGTCGGGATCGGGCAGCTGACGGCCGCCGCGGGCAGCGGGGATGTCGTGGCGTTGAAGGCACTGCTGGACCTGCAACGGGCCGGCAAGGACGCGACCCTGGCCGCCCGGCTCAACGCATGGTGGCGGCAACTGGACCCGGCCGCCCAGGATCGCTTGATCGCCGTCTCCCCGGCCCTGGTCGGCGGCCTGAACGGCCTCCCGGCCACAGTCCGCGACCAGGCGAACCGGAGACATCTGGCCGACCAGAAGACCGCGACCTCCACAGAGCTGGAGCGGTTGCGTAAAAGCTGGGCGGAGGTGGACAGACTGATAAAAGGGCTGGAGCTGAGCAGGATCGGCGGCCTTACCGGCCGGGCGACCGGGGTCACCGCGGAGCTGGAGCGGCTGCTTGGATCATCGGCGGACACGGAGGAAGCGATCGAAGCACTGGAACTGAAGATGCGGCAGATCGCCGCGGTGGAGAAGGGGCTGGCGCTCGGCGGGCAGAACGGCCGTCCTCCGGCGCTCCTGCTCCAACTGGAGCTGGGCGGTCCGGGCAAGACCGCCATCTCGTTCGGAGATCCCGACGAGGCCGACAACCTGGTCGCCTACGTCCCCGGCACCGGCACCACGCTGGAAGGTTTCGCCGGAGACGCCAACCGCGCGGCCGTCATATGGGACCAGTCGCACAAGTTCCAGCCGGACAAGAAGATCGCTTCCATTGCCTGGCTCGGCTACGAGGCCCCGCAGTGGGGTGCGACTCTGAGCCTGACCAGGACGGTCGCCAACATGAACGCCGCCCAGGAGGGCGCTCCGATGCTGGCTGGCTTCGCCGACGGCCTGCGCGCCGCGCACCGGGCGGCCTCCGATGCCCGGTTCACCGTGCTGGGGCACAGCTACGGATCGACCGTCACCGGCCTGGCGGCCCAGCAGCGCCCGGGCGCCTTCGCCGATCAGGTGATCTTCGTGGGGAGCCCCGGTGTGGGCGCCGTGAAAGCCGGGGACCTGGGCGTCGGCTCGGTGTGGGTGGGGGAGGCGCCCAATGATCCGGTGGGAGATGTCGGTTCCGTCCCTCTCCAGCTCACCGGGACCCTCAACGACCACGCGCCCTATCTCCCGGAAGTGAGCGGCCCGCTCGGCATCGACCCCAGCGCTGCTGAATTCGGCGCCCGGCAGTTCCATGTGGAAGATACCGGAGATCCCGCGTACACCTTCAAAGCTCACTCAAGCTACTGGGACCCTGCCTCCGTATCGCTCAAAAATATCGCACGCCTGGTCAACGGCCAATTTGTCAATTTGGACCCATTTCCTAAACCGGAGGCGACTCGGCCGCTCCCTGCCGCTCTGTCCTCCGTATCGCCGCAACCGGCGCCGAGCGGGAGCCCATCGTCCCATCCGTTGCCTTCGCCTATGCCGGTTGGAGAATAGATGTCGCGCTTCATCATGATGGTCATTGTGCTTGCCGCCGTTGCCGCAGGCTGTACTGAAGGGAGAGGCGTGGACGGACCCACGATGACTCAGGCACAGGCGCTCGCCCGTGTCGAGCAGCTCATCAAAGAGACAGCTGGGGTGATCACGCCGAAGCCCCGTCTCGATCTCTACCGCCCCAGTCTCAACCTCTACAGTTGCCTCGATCCCACCGACGGTGGCTCCGAGGACCGCGTCGTGGTGAATCGCTCCTACTACCTACGTGATATTCCTAAGGACCAAATCGGGGAAGTGGCCAGGCAGGTCAGGCAATACTGGGAACAGCAAGGTCATTACATTCAAGTAACCTCCAAGAATGGCCTTGATGTCTCAGGACGCTCTCGGCCTGATGATTTCCTGCTTTCGCTCGCGCCGACCGGCGATAACGATGTGCTGAATCTGGAGGCTACATCTCCCTGTATCTGGCCGAACGGGACGCCGGGGCCCTCCACCACCACCTGATCGGCACCATCCTTCCGATGCTCCTCACACCCCGGTGACGTTGCTGCCGGCAGGTGCCGGCGGGGCAGGTGACGGGCGTGTCCGGGCGGGGTGCCCGGGCGGTCG
Coding sequences:
- a CDS encoding DUF397 domain-containing protein; this encodes MDLSNAEWLKSSFSGDNGGDCVEVAELKDVTNSPGHKAGHTDLIAVRDSKDPDGPKLFFTPAEWDAFVKGVKADEFDRG
- a CDS encoding alpha/beta hydrolase; this translates as MFSQALAHRRGALQLAFQSAAELMAQRIRQLGGQAHVPSFSTSVSVMATTPAPFSGIDVAAMDRLVADLQRAGQELPEAGRRLSAELSALCLPAPSGRQVADAGVWAEEQARDLRRRLVTIRRQHDFGAASQATAGFGLFGGHAPDPVGIGQLTAAAGSGDVVALKALLDLQRAGKDATLAARLNAWWRQLDPAAQDRLIAVSPALVGGLNGLPATVRDQANRRHLADQKTATSTELERLRKSWAEVDRLIKGLELSRIGGLTGRATGVTAELERLLGSSADTEEAIEALELKMRQIAAVEKGLALGGQNGRPPALLLQLELGGPGKTAISFGDPDEADNLVAYVPGTGTTLEGFAGDANRAAVIWDQSHKFQPDKKIASIAWLGYEAPQWGATLSLTRTVANMNAAQEGAPMLAGFADGLRAAHRAASDARFTVLGHSYGSTVTGLAAQQRPGAFADQVIFVGSPGVGAVKAGDLGVGSVWVGEAPNDPVGDVGSVPLQLTGTLNDHAPYLPEVSGPLGIDPSAAEFGARQFHVEDTGDPAYTFKAHSSYWDPASVSLKNIARLVNGQFVNLDPFPKPEATRPLPAALSSVSPQPAPSGSPSSHPLPSPMPVGE